In Parasegetibacter sp. NRK P23, the genomic stretch ACATTGGCATGCCTCGCAATCTGGCTCATGGGCGTACCATGAAAACCATGCTGCCGGATCAACTCCATCGCGCTGCGAAGGATCGCTTCTTTTTTACCCGCTATTTCCGATTGAACGTTCATTCGGTCGGCAAGTTACATTGAATTTCAACTCCACGAAATATTTTTTCTGCTTAATTATCATGACGTACTGTTTCATTTTGCTAAATTATTTAGTATTTTTGAACTGATCAAAAAGAAAAACACGGTTTGCTATCCGTTTTTTCACTGTTTCGTGCCGTCCCAAATTTCTGTTTACTTACCAGCCCCGTCAATCCCCAAATAAGGTTAATCATTGTCAAATTCGTGCATTATGGATGAGATTATTAAGGGGCGCGGTGCCCAGATCAATACACCAAACAGGTTTCACAGGCATAGTCTTGAAAAGGAACATGTGGAAGGAATCGATGAATGGGAGGAACCCGGCGTTAAAACGGTGTTCCTGGAACAACACGCCAAATCGCTGGTAAATAAAGTGGAAAGTCCGGATGTGGGCATGTTTTACTCCATGAATCCTTACCAGGGTTGCGAGCACGGCTGCATTTATTGTTATGCCCGCAACAGCCACGAGTACCTGGGATTCAGCGCGGGACTGGATTTTGAAAGCAAGATCATGGTTAAAAAAAACGCACCAGAACTGCTGCGGAAGTTCCTGCTCCATCCCAAATGGAAATCCGTTCCCATATCATTGAGTGGTAATACAGATTGCTATCAACCCGCGGAGCAGAAATTTGGCATCACCCGTAAACTGCTGGAAGTGTGCGACAGCTTTCACCAACCGGTGGGCATCATCACCAAAAATGCGGGCATATTAAGGGACAAGGAACTACTGGCGAAGATGGGCAAAAGAAACCTGGTTTCCGTGCTTGTTTCCATTACTTCTTTTGATGAGCAGTTAAGACTGGCCATGGAACCACGCACCACCACCGCATCCCAGCGGCTGAGGGTGATACGGGAACTTTCCGCGGCGGGCATCAGAACAGGTGTGATGCTTGGCCCCATGATCCCAGGACTCAATGAGCATGAAATGCAACGCATCATGAAAGCCGCATCGGAAGCGGGGGCTGTTTTCTCCGCCTACACTTTTATCCGGTTGAATGGCGCCATCAAACTACTTTTTCACGATTGGCTCTATAAACACTTCCCAGACCGGGGAGATAAAGTATGGCACCTGATCGAAAACGGGCATGGCGGGCAGGTGAACGATTCCCGGTATGGCGTGCGGATGCGTGGCGAGGGCAATATCGCCGAACTCGTGGCGATGCAATACAGGAAATACATTCAAAAGTATGGTCTGGACCGCGAACGATGGGAACTGGATGCCAGCAGCTTCCGTCCTCCGGGAAGCCAGCTTTCGCTGGGACTCGATTTTTAAATGAGGATTTAGTTAAAAAGCGACTCTGCTTTTGCTACGGAATCCGGCTTTCCCACATCCATCCACCGGGAACCGGAATGATCGTATCCCTTTATAAGCTGGTGCGGCGCTATGTCAAGAAACGTTTCTACAATGGAGAATTTCCCGTTTTGCCTGATGTGTTGAAATACTTCCGGTTCATATACAGCGATGCCGCTGTACGCCTTCTCAAAATTAACGGGTGCATTTATAACAATCTTCTCTTCACCCGTGGCATTGTTCCGCCAACCGCACAACCGGCTATCCGCATCAAACAAAAAATTCCTGGAAGTAACCCGGTTGGTTACCGCCAATGTTACAACTGCTTCAGATGACTGGTGAAAGCGACACATCTCGTGCAGATTAAGATCGGTAAGTATATCGGCATTGATCGTGAGGAACCGTGTATGTTCCAGTAAAGGCTTTGCTTTCAGCAATCCGCCACCGGTTTCAAGCACGGCATCCTGTTCATCGGATATTTCAACATTGCTTCCCCAGCCGTTGTTCTCCTTCAGCGCAGCGATGATCTGATCCGCGAAATGGTGCACATTCACCACCACATCGGTAATACCGTAACCACGGAGGTATTCAATATTTCTTTGCAGTAAAGACTTGCCATTCACCGGTGCCAATGCTTTCGGGTGCTTGTCTGTCCAGGGTTTGAACCTGGTTCCCAGGCCGGCGGAAAAAATCAACGCTTTCATACTGTTATTTAACCTTCGTTTACCCAGGCTTTCGCATCCTGTACAAGGTGTTTCAGTTCAATCTTTACTTTGTACTTATTCCTCAGGTGCCTTGCCAGCGCATCGGCGGCATACACGCTCCGATGCTGACCACCGGTGCATCCAAAGCACACAGAAAGATTTTCAAATCCTCTTGCTAAATAATTTTCTACCGAGATATCCACCGTATTGTAAATATTATTCAGGAACTCAGTCATACGTGTACGTTGCTCCAGAAAATCTTTCACGCCTTTGTCTCGCCCCGTTTGCTTCTTGTATTCATCGATTCTTCCCGGATTCAGTATTCCCCTGCAATCGAAGACAAAACCTCCTCCGTTACTGGACTTATCTTCTGGAATCCCATTCCGGTATGAAAAACTGCAGATGTGCACGACCAGTGGCGTATCGTCTGTGGCCCTTATGGGCTCGAACCGGTTGATCACGGTTTCTTTTGTTACTTCAGCAAGTATCGTATCAAAAGTTGGCAGTACAATACCTATGGATTTATGTTGTAAGAACCATTTCAGGTTATTCAAGGCCAGCGGAATACTGGTAAGGAAATGTGCTTTCCTTTCAAACAGGCCACGGAAACCGTAAGCGCCCAATACCTGTAGCAGGCGCAGTAACACGTACCCGTTGTATTGACCAACAAAGGTGGTTCTGTCTAACGGAGCGGGCAGTAACTGATCCACTTCGTTCATGTATTCTTCCAGCAGTCCGGTTTTCCATTCATCGGGCAATTCCGCTTTGGCCTGCCATAATAGGGAAGCCACATCGTACTGAAGGGCGCCTTTCATACCGCCCTGGTAGTCGATAAAATGCGGTTCATTGTTCCGGATCATTACATTGCGGCTCTGGAAATCACGGAACATGAAATACTTGTGGCCCGTATAAGCGAGATAAGTGCTCAACGCCTCGAAATCTTCGATCAGTTTTTCCTTATCGTAAGGTATCTTCAACGTATCCAGAAAGTAATACTTGAAATACAGCAGATCGGCCATGATTGCCTGTTTCCCGAATTCCCGGGAGGTAATGCACATGGCATAATCAAAATCTTTTTCTCCCAAAATCTGCATCCTGGCGAGCGCTGAGAGGCTTTTCCGGAAGAGGTCGTATACATTGGAACTGTATTTTTCCTCTTCAATCTTATCCAGCAGGGAAACTGTTCCAAGGTCCTCCAGCAGGTAAATGTCTCTTCTATTATTCACGGCCAGTACTTCCGGAAGCGGGGCATTAATATTTCTGAAGTGCTCCGTAAAATACAGGAAAGTGTTGTTTTCCCTGATGTGCAGGTTGTGGCAGGCGATGCAGGTTCCTTCTTCACCATGCACGCGGAAATAGCGCCTGTCTGAGCCGGAGGGTGGTAACACCTCGATAGACACGGGCAATGCTCCTTTGCAGGATTGATAGAGTTCTTTTATGTCAGCAATGATATTTTCCATTCATCCGTTTTGGTGCTCAAAAGTAGGAAGAACGGAGCAACCATTTATACAGTATTTTCACCTATAGATCCATTCGTTTGAACAGGCGGTCGTTTTGCGGTGCTGTTCCACTCATAAGCCGCATGGATCAATTCTTCCAGGCGCTCATAAAAGAACAACAGGTCGGCCCTGCTTTTCGCTTGCTGGAAAAGCGGATGCTCAGCCCCCAGCGCTGCTGTGAGCCAGTTCCAAAGCAGTTCCCTTGTATCATCGGGATGGAAGTCATCGAAAAAAGCATTTACCACGCGCTGGTATTCATTCCAGCGGATTTCGTTCAATGGGCAGGGATATGCCTGCCCCTGATCGGCAGCCTTGTTCACGGCACTCATACAGATAGAGGTTTGGTTAACGTGTTGGCGGAACAAGCAATTGCTACAGGATCAGTTTTTTACTGAACGGACAAATGTTTTTTCACCTACATATTGCGCCGGTATTGCCCACCCACCTCATACAAAGCATGGGTAATCTGCCCGAGCGAACAGTATTTCACCGTATCCATCAGCACTTCGAACAGGTTGTTTTCCTGCACGGCGGCTGCTTTCAGCAGTTGCAGTTTTTGTTCCGAAATACTTGCATTCCTGTGGTGGAAAGAGCGCAGGTTGTTGATCTGACGCTCCTTTTCTTCTTCAGAGCTACGGATCACTTCGTTGGGAATTGTGGTGGGACTTCCCTTTTTATTCAAAAAAGTATTCACGCCAATAATAGGCATTTCTCCTGAATGTTTCAACATTTCATAATGCAAACTTTCTTCCTGAATTTTATTGCGCTGGTACATACGCTCCATGGCGCCAAGCACGCCACCTCTATCGGAGATGCGCTCAAACTCAAGCAGCACAGCCTCTTCAACGAGGTCCGTCAATTCTTCAATCAGGAAAGAACCCTGGATAAAATTTTCCGTCTTAGCGGTACCGAGTTCGCGGTTGATGATCAATTGTATCGCCATGGCCCTGCGCACACTTTCTTCCGTAGGCGTTGTAATAGCCTCGTCATATGCATTGGTATGAAGACTATTGCAGTTATCATAAATCGCGTACAGCGCCTGCAAGGTAGTCCGGATATCATTGAAATCAATTTCCTGCGCATGCAGGCTTCGGCCGCTGGTTTGAATATGGTACTTCAATTTCTGGCTCCTGTCGTTGCCCTTGTACAATCCTTTAATCGCCTTTGCCCAGATGCGCCTGGCCACACGACCGATCACGCTATATTCAGGATCCATCCCATTGGAGAAGAAGAAGGATAGATTAGGAGCGAAGGCATCGATGTGCATCCCGCGGCTCAGGTAATATTCCACGTACGTAAATCCATTGGACAGTGTAAAGGCCAGTTGCGTAATGGGATTTGCACCCGCTTCCGCGATGTGGTAACCACTGATGGAGACACTGTAGAAATTACGGACCTCATGCTGTATAAAATACGACTGCACATCGCCCATTAAACGGAGCGCGAACTCGGTGCTGAAAATGCAGGTATTCTGTGCCTGGTCCTCTTTCAGGATATCGGCCTGAACGGTGCCGCGCACTTGTGAAAGGGTTCGTTTCCTGATTTCGTTGTACACTTCCGGTGGCAGCACCTCATCGCCTGAAAGTCCCAGTAAGGCAGGCGTTTCCGTTACGCCCTGCACAGCACCGCTGTTGTGGTAAACCGGTCGTTCAAACCTTGTACCGTATTTGCGCTCATATGCCTCATTCACCAAATGCTGCAACCCATTCTCCTGAATATATTTTTCGCACTGCTGATCGATGGCGGTATTCAGGAAGAAGGCCAGCAGCATGGGCGCGGGCCCATTAATGGTCATGCTTACAGAGGTCTTCGGATCACAAAGATCGAAGCCCGCGTACAGTTTTTTGGCATCGTCCACGGTAGCGATACTCACCCCCGCGTTGCCGATCTTTCCAAAAATATCGGGACGATGGTCGGGATCTTCTCCGTACAGTGTAACAGAGTCGAATGCGGTAGACAATCTTTTGGCCGGCTGATCGGAAGACAAATAATGGAACCGTTTATTGGTGCGTTCCGGACCACCCTCTCCCGCGAACATCCTCGTAGGATCTTCTTCCGCTCTTTTCAGTGGAAAAACACCTGCTGTATAAGGGAATTCACCGGGCAGGTTTTCCTGGAGTTGCCATTTCAGCAGATCGCCCCAGTCCTTATACTTTGGCAACACCACACGTGGTACCCGCGTTCCGCTTAATGAGGTTGTGGTAAGCGGTTGTTTGAACACCTTATCCCGTACCTGGTATTCAAAATAATCCCCTGCATATTGTAGAACAAGTTTTGGCCACGCTTCCAGCAGTTTCAGGTTGGAAGGTTCCAGTTGCTTCAACAATTCTTCCCTGACCACTTTGACCCCGTTACTTACCACCGCATCCTTTACCAGCGCCATCGTTCCTTCGAGCTGATACAACTGAGAGGCTAGTGCGGCCTGCTCTTTCACCCAATTATCGTAAGCCCTGTTGTGCTCTGCGATCTCGGAGAGATAGCGCACTCTTTTGGCCGGGATGATATGCGGATGGGTTACTTCCACTTTTGCGGCTTCATCGGGGATTTCACCAAATACAACCCCCGTTTTTTCACGGATCAGCGTTATGAGTTTCGCGAACAACCTGTTCACCCCCGCGTCGTTGAATTGCGCGGCAATCGTGCCGATCACCGGGAGCGTTTCATCTTTCGCGGTAAAAAGCTGGTGGTTGCGTTTGTATTGTTTTCTAACCTCCATCAATGCGTCCAACGCGCCGTTCTTATCAAATTTATTGATGGCGATCACATCGGCGTAATCGAGCATATTGATCTTTTCCAACTGGCTGGCCGCGCCGTATTCAGGCGTCATCACATACAAACTCAGGTCACAGAAATCAAGGATGGACGCGTCGCTCTGCCCCACCCCGGCGCTTTCCAGTACAATCATATCGAAGGCGGCGGCACGGCAGATATTGATGGCATCCTGCACCGAAGCGCTGAGTGCCACATCACTCTCTCTTGTGGCGAGTGAACGCATATAAGCACGCGGGGAATGAATACTGTTCATCCTGATCCTGTCGCCCAACAAAGCGCCACCCGTTTTTTTCCTGGAGGGATCCACTGAGATTACCGCGATGGTTTTATCAGGAAAGCTATGCAGGAAGCGGCGTACAAGTTCATCGGTCACGGAAGATTTTCCCGCCCCGCCCGTACCTGTAATGCCTAAAACAGGAATCGTTTCTTTCGGAGTGGTTGCCCATTCAGGCATATCGTTTTCCCGGATGCCCAGTTCGGCCATCGTTATGGCCCTGGCAATTTTACGGATATCCTTTACTTCATTTAAAACGGTGCTGTGTTCCCACGTCTGTTCCGCTTCCCAGAATCCATCGCGCTGCACCTTATCTTCGACCTCTCCCATTGCCACTGCAACTTTCTTCGTTTTACTGTACTGCTGTGGCTTTGAAAGGTGGATCACCTCTTCAATCATTCCTTCCAGCCCCATCTTCCGCCCATCATCAGGAGAATATATTTTAGTGATCCCATAAGCATGAAGTTCATCGATCTCTTCAGGGAGAATGGTTCCGCCACCGCCGCCGAATATCCGGATATGCCCGCAGCCCTGCTGGTCGAGCAGGTCCTTCATGTATTTAAAGAATTCCAGGTGTCCGCCCTGGTAACTGGTAATCGCTATTCCGTGCGCATCCTCTTCTATAGCGGCTTCCACGATCTCGGCCACGGAGCGGTTGTGCCCGAGGTGAATGATCTCCGCGCCTTTCATCTGCATGATCCGGCGCATGATATTGATGGCGGCATCATGTCCGTCAAACAAAGCTGCTGCTGTAACGATCCTGATCTTTTCTTCTTCGATGCGTTTCATACCTGGCAATTCATATTAATGAATTGTAAAAATAGGACAAAAAACTAATGACTGTTAGCATTACCTTGCCGCAAAAATTTCATAGCCTATTCAAAATGTTCTAAGTTTAGTTTGCTAAAGGACAAAAAAGGCCAATAGGGTAATTCAATCAATTCAAAACATACACTATTTGAGCAGGATGATGGATCATATTACAGCAAGATTCATTTTCCCTCAAAAAAATTAGCATCGCATGAAACTGATCAGATTTGGAAAGGCAGGCCAGGAACAACCGGGCGTTCAACTGGAAGATGGCCGCAGGTTAAATGTTACAGCATTCGGTCAAGATTACAATGAAGCATTTTTTGGCGGAGATGGCATTGAAAGACTGGCTGCCTGGCTGAAAGAAAACCAGGACAAATGCCCTGAAATTTCAAAGCAAGAAAGGCTGGGCCCACCATTGGTTCGCCCCTCCAAAATCGTATGTATCGGCCTGAACTATTCTGATCACGCGGCTGAAAGTAAGATGCAGGTGCCCGCTGAGCCCATCGTTTTCTTCAAAGCCACTTCATCCATTGTTGGCCCGAACGATGCCCTAGTGATCCCGAAAAACTCCACAAAAACCGACTGGGAAGTAGAGTTGGCGCTGGTAATCGGTAAAAAAGCATCTTATGTTTCAGAAGCCGACGCAATCCAGCACATCGCCGGCTATGTATTGCACAACGATTACAGTGAACGCGCCTTCCAACTGGAAAGAGGCGGCCAATGGGTGAAAGGAAAAAGCTGCGACACCTTCGCGCCGCTTGGCCCCTGGATCGCTACCGCTGACGAGATCACCGATCCGGGAAATCTGCGTTTATGGCTTACCGTTAACGGCAAAACCATGCAGGACGGCAACACCAAGAACCTCATCTTCAGCCTGCCTTTTCTCGTGTCCTACCTCAGCCAGTTTATGACCCTGCTCCCGGGTGACGTCATCACCACCGGAACACCGGCCGGCGTTGGACTGGGCATGAAGCCGAATCCCATTTACCTGAAAGCGGGTGACGTGGTGGAACTGGGCATAGATGGCCTGGGAAGCAGCAAACAGGTGGCCGAAGACTGGAAGGGCCAATAAATTTATAGTAAAGCGCAAAATACTACAGGAATGCGTCAATGCCTGGCCTTAGATTTGAAAGATGATCCTGAACTGATCGCGGAATATGAAGCGTACCACCGGAAAGTGTGGCCGGAAATACTGGAAAGTATCCGCGCACAAGGCATCCGCTCCATGGAAATATACCGTACGGGAAACCGGCTTTTCATGATCACCGAAACGGATGAGTTACCCGCACCGGACTTAGGATCTGGCGGGGATGACATTCATCCCAAAGTACAGGAATGGGAAGAATTGATGTGGAAATTTCAATATCCCCTGCCCTGGGCAAAAGAAGGTGAAAAGTGGGTGCCGATGAACCGGATCTTTTCGCTGAACGAACAGGAATAAATGCAGCAATGCTTTGCATATTTGAATTATCAGTCTGAAAGCTCCCCGGTCTAATTTGCAGTCCGGGGAGTTTCCGCAAAAAAACAACGATGCTTGACACACATGTACACTTCTGGAAATACGATAAAGTCCGCGACGCATGGATCACGGACGACATGAAACTGCTGCAGCAGGACTATCTTCCACAACAACTTCAGTCGGTACTGAACAACAACGGCCTCAATGGATGCATCGCCGTTCAGGCCGATCAAAGCGAAGTGGAGACCCATTTCCTGGTGGAGCTTGCCCGGAAATATCCGTTTATTAAAGGTGTGGTGGGCTGGATAGACCTGTTGAACCCCGACCTGGATCAACGGCTCAACCATTTCCTCGAATTCCCCGAAATCAAGGGATGGCGGCATGTGGCCCAGGGTGAAGCAGATGATTTTCTTTCCAGGAAAGAAGTGATCAATGGCATCCGCACGGTAACCGATGCCGGCTATTCCTACGACATACTCATTTACGCGCGGCAACTTCCGGCGGCCATCCAACTGGTGAACGCCCTGCCCGAAGCTAACTTTATACTCGACCATTGCGCCAAACCCGATATCAGGAACAAAGAGATCAAGGGCTGGGCGAAAGGCATCCGGGAAATCGCGCAACACCCCGGTGTGAGCTGCAAACTTTCGGGTTTGTTTACGGAAGCACATTGGAAACAGTGGAGTCCCGCGGATTTCTATCCTTACCTTGACGTGGTATTTGAATCATTTGGTACCAACCGGCTAATGTTCGGCAGCGACTGGCCGGTGATCCTGGTTTCAGGCATGTATGTGCAGTGGAAAAGTCTGTTGCTTAAATACATGGAAAATATGGAGGAAGAAATGATTGAAGCCATAATGGGCGGGAACGCGCAACGCATTTACAGAACCGAAATATAATACAATATGGATTTGGGCATTCAGGGAAAAGTTTTCATTGTAACGGGCGGAGCCAAAGGAATTGGCGGGGCCATCAGCAAATGTATTGCAGCAGAAGGTGGCACCGTTGTAGTGGCCGGAAGAGATGCGGACGACAATGCGAAGATCGCCGGGGAAATTGAAACCGCGGGCGGAAAAGTGGCCACTGTAGCCGTCGAATTGGGCGAAGTGGAAGCGTGTAAAAATGTGATCGCCTTCACCGTAGAAAAGTTCGGCCGGATCGACGGACTCGTGAACAATGCCGGCGTGAACGATGGTTGCGGGCTTGAAAGCGGCTCTCCCGAAAAGTTCATGCAAAGCATTCAGAAAAACCTCAGTCATTATTATAACCTGGCGCATTTCGCGCTTCCTTACCTCAAAGAAAGTAAAGGCGCTATCGTGAACGTTGGCTCGAAGGTGGCGGAAACTGGTCAGGGCAATACTTCGGGTTACGCCGCCAGCAAAGGAGGCGTGAACGCGCTTACCCGCGAATGGGCCGTGGAACTGCTGCCTTTCGGTATCCGTGTAAACACCGTGAACCCGGCGGAGGTATGGACACCACTTTATGAAAAATGGATCAAATCCCTGCCCAATTCAGAAGAGAAACTCGCGCAGATCGTTTCCAAAATACCATTGGAAAACCGGATGACCACTTCCGAAGAAATCGCCGATGCCGTGGTGTTCCTGCTCAGTAAACGTTCCTCGCACACCACAGGACAGATATTCTATCCCGATGGCGGATACACGCACCTCGACCGCTCCATCTCTTAATAACCCTTCAACCAAGTTGCACGCTATATGGCACTTCCCACCAACACCACCGTTCCCGCGAAAAGCATTACCGGATCGAAAGCCCTGCTGCCACTGATCCTGGTGATCAGCCTGTTCTTCTTCTGGGGATTTATTCATAACCTCGATCCTATATTGATCGCGCATTTGAGGAAAACTTTCCAGTTAAACACATTACAGGCGTCGCTCGTGGATTTCGCGGTTTTCATTGCTTACTTCGCCATGGCCTTACCCGCGGGTTTGCTGATGAAAAAAATGGGGTATAAGTATGGGATTATATTTGGGCTGATTCTGTTTGCATCCGGCGCATTGCTCTTTTTGCCAGCCGCTAACTTTCATAGCTACGGTATCTTCCTTGCTGCACTTTTCATTATTGCCAGCGGCCTGACTTTCCTCGAAACAGCCGCCAATCCTTATGTTACCGTATTGGGGGCGCCGGAAAGCGCCACTTTCAGGCTCAACTTCGCGCAATCTTTCAATGGACTGGCAGCATTCCTCGCACCCTTATTCGGAAGGAACTTTATTCTGTCCGGCAAAGAAATCACGGATGCTGAAATCGCGGCAATGGCGCCCGACATCAGGCAGGCGTATTTTGAAATGGAAGCATCGAGTGTAAAGATGCCATTCCTCATCCTGGGACTAATTCTGATCCTGGTTGCTATCCTCTTTTTCTTTACCAAGCTTCCGGATATTAAAGACGAAGAAGGATCGGGCGGGATTGCCAGCGCCTGGAAACACAAACGCCTCAAATGGGGCGTAATGGCGCAGTTCTTTTATGTTGGCGCCCAGGTTTGTGTATTCAGCTTTTTTATTTTGTACGCCAGCAAAGCGGGAAATATCACGGAAAAAACGGCCGCCATTTACCTGAGTAGTTGCGGGCTGGCCTTTATGCTGGGGCGGTTTGCGGGCACATTCCTGATGAAATACATTGCCCCGGTGAAATTACTGTTCCTCTATGCAGTGATTAACATCGCACTATCTGCAATGGCCATTTTCTTCGGTGGAATCACCGCCATAGTAGCAGTTGTAGGCATTACATTTTTCATGAGCATCATGTTTCCCACAATATTCTCATTGGGCATTGAAGGCCTTGGAAAAGATACAAAAATGGGCTC encodes the following:
- a CDS encoding PA0069 family radical SAM protein; protein product: MDEIIKGRGAQINTPNRFHRHSLEKEHVEGIDEWEEPGVKTVFLEQHAKSLVNKVESPDVGMFYSMNPYQGCEHGCIYCYARNSHEYLGFSAGLDFESKIMVKKNAPELLRKFLLHPKWKSVPISLSGNTDCYQPAEQKFGITRKLLEVCDSFHQPVGIITKNAGILRDKELLAKMGKRNLVSVLVSITSFDEQLRLAMEPRTTTASQRLRVIRELSAAGIRTGVMLGPMIPGLNEHEMQRIMKAASEAGAVFSAYTFIRLNGAIKLLFHDWLYKHFPDRGDKVWHLIENGHGGQVNDSRYGVRMRGEGNIAELVAMQYRKYIQKYGLDRERWELDASSFRPPGSQLSLGLDF
- a CDS encoding nucleotidyltransferase family protein — encoded protein: MKALIFSAGLGTRFKPWTDKHPKALAPVNGKSLLQRNIEYLRGYGITDVVVNVHHFADQIIAALKENNGWGSNVEISDEQDAVLETGGGLLKAKPLLEHTRFLTINADILTDLNLHEMCRFHQSSEAVVTLAVTNRVTSRNFLFDADSRLCGWRNNATGEEKIVINAPVNFEKAYSGIAVYEPEVFQHIRQNGKFSIVETFLDIAPHQLIKGYDHSGSRWMDVGKPDSVAKAESLFN
- a CDS encoding phosphotransferase — translated: MENIIADIKELYQSCKGALPVSIEVLPPSGSDRRYFRVHGEEGTCIACHNLHIRENNTFLYFTEHFRNINAPLPEVLAVNNRRDIYLLEDLGTVSLLDKIEEEKYSSNVYDLFRKSLSALARMQILGEKDFDYAMCITSREFGKQAIMADLLYFKYYFLDTLKIPYDKEKLIEDFEALSTYLAYTGHKYFMFRDFQSRNVMIRNNEPHFIDYQGGMKGALQYDVASLLWQAKAELPDEWKTGLLEEYMNEVDQLLPAPLDRTTFVGQYNGYVLLRLLQVLGAYGFRGLFERKAHFLTSIPLALNNLKWFLQHKSIGIVLPTFDTILAEVTKETVINRFEPIRATDDTPLVVHICSFSYRNGIPEDKSSNGGGFVFDCRGILNPGRIDEYKKQTGRDKGVKDFLEQRTRMTEFLNNIYNTVDISVENYLARGFENLSVCFGCTGGQHRSVYAADALARHLRNKYKVKIELKHLVQDAKAWVNEG
- a CDS encoding methylmalonyl-CoA mutase family protein produces the protein MKRIEEEKIRIVTAAALFDGHDAAINIMRRIMQMKGAEIIHLGHNRSVAEIVEAAIEEDAHGIAITSYQGGHLEFFKYMKDLLDQQGCGHIRIFGGGGGTILPEEIDELHAYGITKIYSPDDGRKMGLEGMIEEVIHLSKPQQYSKTKKVAVAMGEVEDKVQRDGFWEAEQTWEHSTVLNEVKDIRKIARAITMAELGIRENDMPEWATTPKETIPVLGITGTGGAGKSSVTDELVRRFLHSFPDKTIAVISVDPSRKKTGGALLGDRIRMNSIHSPRAYMRSLATRESDVALSASVQDAINICRAAAFDMIVLESAGVGQSDASILDFCDLSLYVMTPEYGAASQLEKINMLDYADVIAINKFDKNGALDALMEVRKQYKRNHQLFTAKDETLPVIGTIAAQFNDAGVNRLFAKLITLIREKTGVVFGEIPDEAAKVEVTHPHIIPAKRVRYLSEIAEHNRAYDNWVKEQAALASQLYQLEGTMALVKDAVVSNGVKVVREELLKQLEPSNLKLLEAWPKLVLQYAGDYFEYQVRDKVFKQPLTTTSLSGTRVPRVVLPKYKDWGDLLKWQLQENLPGEFPYTAGVFPLKRAEEDPTRMFAGEGGPERTNKRFHYLSSDQPAKRLSTAFDSVTLYGEDPDHRPDIFGKIGNAGVSIATVDDAKKLYAGFDLCDPKTSVSMTINGPAPMLLAFFLNTAIDQQCEKYIQENGLQHLVNEAYERKYGTRFERPVYHNSGAVQGVTETPALLGLSGDEVLPPEVYNEIRKRTLSQVRGTVQADILKEDQAQNTCIFSTEFALRLMGDVQSYFIQHEVRNFYSVSISGYHIAEAGANPITQLAFTLSNGFTYVEYYLSRGMHIDAFAPNLSFFFSNGMDPEYSVIGRVARRIWAKAIKGLYKGNDRSQKLKYHIQTSGRSLHAQEIDFNDIRTTLQALYAIYDNCNSLHTNAYDEAITTPTEESVRRAMAIQLIINRELGTAKTENFIQGSFLIEELTDLVEEAVLLEFERISDRGGVLGAMERMYQRNKIQEESLHYEMLKHSGEMPIIGVNTFLNKKGSPTTIPNEVIRSSEEEKERQINNLRSFHHRNASISEQKLQLLKAAAVQENNLFEVLMDTVKYCSLGQITHALYEVGGQYRRNM
- a CDS encoding fumarylacetoacetate hydrolase family protein, whose amino-acid sequence is MKLIRFGKAGQEQPGVQLEDGRRLNVTAFGQDYNEAFFGGDGIERLAAWLKENQDKCPEISKQERLGPPLVRPSKIVCIGLNYSDHAAESKMQVPAEPIVFFKATSSIVGPNDALVIPKNSTKTDWEVELALVIGKKASYVSEADAIQHIAGYVLHNDYSERAFQLERGGQWVKGKSCDTFAPLGPWIATADEITDPGNLRLWLTVNGKTMQDGNTKNLIFSLPFLVSYLSQFMTLLPGDVITTGTPAGVGLGMKPNPIYLKAGDVVELGIDGLGSSKQVAEDWKGQ
- a CDS encoding L-rhamnose mutarotase, with the protein product MRQCLALDLKDDPELIAEYEAYHRKVWPEILESIRAQGIRSMEIYRTGNRLFMITETDELPAPDLGSGGDDIHPKVQEWEELMWKFQYPLPWAKEGEKWVPMNRIFSLNEQE
- a CDS encoding amidohydrolase, translated to MLDTHVHFWKYDKVRDAWITDDMKLLQQDYLPQQLQSVLNNNGLNGCIAVQADQSEVETHFLVELARKYPFIKGVVGWIDLLNPDLDQRLNHFLEFPEIKGWRHVAQGEADDFLSRKEVINGIRTVTDAGYSYDILIYARQLPAAIQLVNALPEANFILDHCAKPDIRNKEIKGWAKGIREIAQHPGVSCKLSGLFTEAHWKQWSPADFYPYLDVVFESFGTNRLMFGSDWPVILVSGMYVQWKSLLLKYMENMEEEMIEAIMGGNAQRIYRTEI
- a CDS encoding SDR family oxidoreductase, producing MDLGIQGKVFIVTGGAKGIGGAISKCIAAEGGTVVVAGRDADDNAKIAGEIETAGGKVATVAVELGEVEACKNVIAFTVEKFGRIDGLVNNAGVNDGCGLESGSPEKFMQSIQKNLSHYYNLAHFALPYLKESKGAIVNVGSKVAETGQGNTSGYAASKGGVNALTREWAVELLPFGIRVNTVNPAEVWTPLYEKWIKSLPNSEEKLAQIVSKIPLENRMTTSEEIADAVVFLLSKRSSHTTGQIFYPDGGYTHLDRSIS
- the fucP gene encoding L-fucose:H+ symporter permease yields the protein MALPTNTTVPAKSITGSKALLPLILVISLFFFWGFIHNLDPILIAHLRKTFQLNTLQASLVDFAVFIAYFAMALPAGLLMKKMGYKYGIIFGLILFASGALLFLPAANFHSYGIFLAALFIIASGLTFLETAANPYVTVLGAPESATFRLNFAQSFNGLAAFLAPLFGRNFILSGKEITDAEIAAMAPDIRQAYFEMEASSVKMPFLILGLILILVAILFFFTKLPDIKDEEGSGGIASAWKHKRLKWGVMAQFFYVGAQVCVFSFFILYASKAGNITEKTAAIYLSSCGLAFMLGRFAGTFLMKYIAPVKLLFLYAVINIALSAMAIFFGGITAIVAVVGITFFMSIMFPTIFSLGIEGLGKDTKMGSSLIIMAIVGGALLPLLFAFITDKTGNIQYGYFVPLICFGMIALFAKKVQQPNFA